A window of the Scylla paramamosain isolate STU-SP2022 chromosome 34, ASM3559412v1, whole genome shotgun sequence genome harbors these coding sequences:
- the LOC135089957 gene encoding U-scoloptoxin(01)-Cw1a-like, giving the protein MKVLAVVLCLAAAASARMAYTFSDGYLDILGAEPAQNFDCVGRPYGYYADVPTDCRVFHVCLPINDEAGEVVETHHFSFFCGNQTVFSQESLTCAHPQEAFPCAEAESLYDSSNADFGKIPEENL; this is encoded by the coding sequence ATGAAGGTCCTCGCCGTGGTTCTgtgcctcgccgccgccgcctccgcccgGATGGCTTACACCTTCTCAGACGGGTACCTGGACATCCTTGGCGCCGAACCTGCCCAGAACTTTGACTGCGTGGGTCGCCCTTACGGCTACTACGCTGACGTGCCCACGGACTGCCGGGTGTTCCACGTGTGCCTGCCCATCAATGACGAGGcgggagaggtggtggagacTCAtcacttctccttcttctgcgGCAACCAGACAGTGTTCAGCCAGGAATCCCTCACGTGCGCCCATCCACAGGAGGCCTTCCCCTGCGCCGAGGCCGAGTCTCTCTACGACTCCTCCAACGCAGACTTCGGAAAGATCCCCGAGGAGAATTTGTAA